In the Helianthus annuus cultivar XRQ/B chromosome 11, HanXRQr2.0-SUNRISE, whole genome shotgun sequence genome, one interval contains:
- the LOC110942768 gene encoding extensin-like, which translates to MGWPSNDAPEIDITPATFAPPPPHMGFENPIPAYQDTTGYNPFEPQAPTGYYYQQPAYDPYFEAVNYNALYPSPFPLAYPTGYPSYGYQYPQPQPQLQPQPPLHQPQPQEILQRVEEVERRVEERERKTHKFLNGLANFIKGKKRDN; encoded by the coding sequence atgggttgGCCTTCAAACGATGCACCGGAAATCGACATTACTCCGGCCACCTttgcaccaccaccacctcataTGGGTTTTGAAAACCCAATTCCTGCTTACCAAGATACAACTGGGTATAACCCGTTTGAGCCACAAGCTCCTACGGGTTATTATTACCAACAACCTGCCTATGACCCATACTTCGAGGCAGTCAATTATAACGCTCTCTATCCCTCACCTTTTCCACTTGCATACCCAACTGGGTATCCTTCTTATGGGTATCAATACCCACAACCTCAACCCCAGCTACAACCTCAACCTCCACTCCATCAACCACAACCACAAGAAATCTTACAAAGGGTGGAAGAAGTTGAACGTAGGGTGGAAGAACGTGAAAGAAAGACCCATAAGTTTCTTAACGGTCTTGCAAACTTTATCAAGGGGAAGAAGAGAGATAACTGA
- the LOC110942767 gene encoding uncharacterized protein LOC110942767, with product METVVDISGCAKEDVVKFVSQSFKGDALVWWRALIQASGKIPHYNLTWDKFVELMRETFCPQHEVEKVEPDFLTLGGLAPEVKGHVKASKPATYRSAVNLSLSLTLDIVKSRSVKTTDEGKRKREDDNSHRSDKKKKGNSGFKKNSNQSGEKPLCKNCKRNHFGKCTIDPQAKPCGICKKKGHKTLECNDLKNATCYGCNEKGHIKSNCLKNARKPEEAKKTNARVFQMNAREAVQDDKVITGADKSFVDTKFSKLLNLPIKTLDIKYEIELAEGFDIVRHGLVIT from the exons ATGGAGACAGTTGTTGACATAAGTGGGTGTGCCAAGGAGGATGTTGTTAAGtttgtatcccaatcgttcaaaggtGATGCCCTAGTTTGGTGGAGGGCACTAATACAAGCCTCGGGGAAGATTCCACATTACAATCTAACATGGGATAAGTTTGTTGAATTGATGAGAGAAACTTTCTGCCcacaacatgaagttgagaaagttGAACCTGATTTCCTGACCCTGG GTGGCTTGGCCCCTGAGGTAAAAGGACATGTTAAGGCCTCAAAGCCTGCCACTTACCGGTCAGCAGTGAATCTGTCTCTATCTCTAACACTGGATATTGTCAAAAGTAGGTCTGTAAAGACTACAGATGAAGGTAAGAGAAAGAGAGAAGATGATAACTCGCATCGCTCAGATAAGAAAAAGAAGGGTAACTCTGGGTTCAAGAAAAACTCCAACCAGTCGGGTGAAAAGCCCTTATGCAAGAACTGCAAGAGGAATCACTTTGGGAAATGCACTATAGATCCACAGGCCAAGCCCTGTGGAATCTGTAAGAAGAAGGGACACAAAACATTGGAGTGTAATGATCTGAAGAATgcaacttgttatggttgcaatgaaaaagggcacatcaagtcAAATTGCCTGAAAAATGCAAGGAAGCCCGAAGAGGCTAAGAAAACAAACGCCAGAGTGTTTCAAATGAATGCCAGGGAAGCGGTGCAAGATGACAAAGTTATAACAG GTGcagataagtcctttgtagacacTAAATTTAGTAAATTGTTAAATCTTCCTATTAAAACTCTAGACATTAAATATGAGATAGAACTAGCTGAAG GGTTTGATATagttaggcatggattggttatcactTAA